A genome region from Geodermatophilus bullaregiensis includes the following:
- a CDS encoding TIGR03885 family FMN-dependent LLM class oxidoreductase — translation MTVIGFHNSHEQVHPADLLAAVQHAEEVGFTAAMCSDHFAPWNHAQGHSGFAWSWLGAALATTGLPCGVVNAPGQRYHPAVIAQGAATLAAMFPGRFWMALGSGQVMNERITGTPWPPKRVRDARLRECVDVIRALLAGEEVTHRGLVDVERARIWSLPEQQPALIGPAMSVPTARRHADWADGFITINQPHDTLRELVGAYRDAGGQGRLVLQVHLCWDPDPERATAIAYDQWFTNTFPPPLCWDLDGPEAFEQASRYTPQEAVEGAVRVSSDLGQHAAWLAEYVELGFDEVYLHHVGKEQKPFLDAFGEHVLPQLGVTRPAPAVALDGPGGPRRPRQEPEPVQPTVLPEGRPPAR, via the coding sequence ATGACAGTGATCGGCTTCCACAACTCGCACGAGCAGGTGCACCCGGCCGATCTCCTGGCCGCCGTCCAGCACGCGGAGGAGGTCGGCTTCACCGCGGCGATGTGCTCCGACCACTTCGCGCCCTGGAACCACGCGCAGGGCCACTCGGGGTTCGCCTGGTCCTGGCTCGGGGCCGCGCTGGCCACCACCGGCCTGCCCTGCGGCGTGGTGAACGCCCCGGGGCAGCGCTACCACCCGGCGGTGATCGCCCAGGGCGCCGCGACGCTGGCGGCGATGTTCCCCGGCCGCTTCTGGATGGCGCTCGGCAGCGGGCAGGTGATGAACGAGCGGATCACCGGCACGCCGTGGCCGCCCAAGCGGGTCCGCGACGCCCGGCTGCGCGAGTGCGTCGACGTCATCCGCGCGCTGCTGGCCGGCGAGGAGGTGACCCACCGCGGGCTGGTCGACGTCGAGCGGGCCAGGATCTGGTCGCTGCCCGAGCAGCAGCCCGCCCTCATCGGGCCGGCGATGAGCGTCCCGACGGCGCGGCGGCACGCCGACTGGGCCGACGGCTTCATCACCATCAACCAGCCGCACGACACGCTGCGCGAGCTGGTCGGCGCCTACCGGGACGCGGGCGGCCAGGGGCGGCTGGTGCTCCAGGTGCACCTGTGCTGGGACCCCGACCCGGAGCGCGCGACGGCCATCGCCTACGACCAGTGGTTCACCAACACCTTCCCGCCGCCGCTGTGCTGGGACCTCGACGGCCCGGAGGCCTTCGAGCAGGCCAGCCGGTACACGCCGCAGGAGGCGGTCGAGGGCGCCGTCCGGGTCAGCTCCGACCTCGGGCAGCACGCCGCCTGGCTGGCCGAGTACGTCGAGCTCGGCTTCGACGAGGTCTACCTGCACCACGTCGGCAAGGAGCAGAAGCCGTTCCTCGACGCCTTCGGGGAGCACGTGCTGCCGCAGCTGGGGGTCACCCGGCCGGCGCCCGCCGTCGCGCTCGACGGCCCGGGTGGGCCCCGCCGTCCGCGGCAGGAGCCCGAGCCGGTGCAGCCGACCGTCCTGCCGGAGGGTCGGCCGCCCGCGCGTTGA
- a CDS encoding MFS transporter codes for MAVFLAGLAVFALLYAPQALLPELTRAFGVSPAAATLSVSAATAGLAVGLLVLGPLSDRIGRTRVLRTALATATGLAVLLALVPAWEPLLVLRGLQGFALAGLPAVGVAYLREELDASVSSRAIGLFVGGTAIGGLSGRVVAGALADLGGWRTALGAIAVLAVACTAAVWVLLPASRRFVPVPRGTPVLQQLARGFGDPVLLGLYGLAALLMGGNVAVYNAGTFRLEAQPYGLSPTLAGLVFLTYLLGSVSSPLAGGLAERVGRRVVVPVAIVVTGAGLLLTLAAPLALFVAGLAVLTVGFFAAHGVASGWVAARAALGGRAVGQAASLYSFWYYAGSSVGGTLAGEAWASAGWPGAVAVAGTGVGGALVLALLLGRSRSLPGR; via the coding sequence GTGGCGGTGTTCCTCGCCGGGCTCGCCGTCTTCGCCCTCCTCTACGCGCCGCAGGCCCTGCTGCCCGAGCTGACCCGCGCCTTCGGCGTCTCGCCGGCCGCCGCGACCCTGTCGGTCTCGGCGGCGACGGCGGGGCTGGCGGTCGGACTCCTCGTGCTCGGCCCGCTGTCGGACCGGATCGGCCGCACCCGCGTCCTGCGCACCGCGCTCGCGACGGCCACCGGGCTGGCGGTGCTGCTGGCGCTCGTGCCGGCGTGGGAACCGCTGCTGGTGCTGCGCGGCCTGCAGGGCTTCGCGCTGGCCGGGCTGCCCGCCGTCGGGGTGGCCTACCTGCGCGAGGAGCTCGACGCCTCGGTGAGCTCCCGGGCGATCGGGCTGTTCGTGGGCGGCACCGCGATCGGCGGCCTGAGCGGCCGGGTGGTGGCCGGGGCGCTGGCCGACCTCGGCGGCTGGCGGACGGCGCTGGGCGCCATCGCGGTCCTGGCGGTGGCCTGCACCGCCGCCGTCTGGGTGCTGCTGCCGGCGTCCCGCCGCTTCGTGCCGGTGCCGCGCGGGACGCCGGTGCTGCAGCAGCTCGCCCGCGGGTTCGGCGACCCGGTGCTGCTCGGGCTCTACGGGCTGGCCGCGCTGCTCATGGGCGGCAACGTCGCGGTCTACAACGCGGGCACGTTCCGGCTGGAGGCGCAGCCGTACGGGTTGTCGCCGACGCTGGCCGGGCTGGTGTTCCTCACCTACCTGCTGGGCTCGGTGAGCTCGCCGCTGGCCGGGGGGCTGGCCGAGCGCGTCGGTCGGCGGGTCGTCGTCCCCGTCGCGATCGTCGTGACCGGGGCCGGCCTGCTGCTCACGCTGGCCGCGCCGCTGGCGCTGTTCGTCGCCGGGCTGGCGGTCCTGACCGTCGGCTTCTTCGCCGCGCACGGCGTGGCCAGCGGCTGGGTGGCCGCCCGCGCGGCGCTCGGCGGGCGGGCGGTCGGGCAGGCGGCCTCGCTGTACTCGTTCTGGTACTACGCGGGGTCCTCGGTGGGCGGCACCCTGGCCGGCGAGGCCTGGGCGAGCGCCGGGTGGCCCGGGGCGGTCGCCGTGGCCGGGACCGGGGTGGGCGGCGCGCTCGTGCTGGCCCTGCTGCTCGGCCGCAGCCGGAGCCTGCCGGGCCGCTGA
- a CDS encoding alpha-amylase family protein — translation MRITDTADLWWKTAVVYCLDVETYLDWNGDGCGDLAGLAQRIDHLADLGVTCLWLMPFYPTAERDDGYDITDFYGVDPRLGTHGDLVEVIRTANDRGIRVIADLVVNHTSSRHPWFESARASKDSPYRDFYVWRADEPPDTSDQVVFPDQEDSIWTLSEETGEWYLHRFYKEQPDLDVSNPRVRDEVAKIMGFWLQLGLSGFRVDAVPFFLETQEGDEDVFADPHEYLRALRSFLGRRTGSGVLLGEVNLPHEQQREFFGGGDGDELTMLFDFIGMQALYLSMARGDAGPLVQALTGRPQVDPDSQWATFVRNHDELTLDKLSEEEREEVFAAFGPEERMQVYGRGLRRRLPPMLNGDPRRVRMVYSLLFSLPGTPVLFYGEEIGMGEDLSAEGRLAVRTPMQWTAGPNGGFSSADPDALPGPVVSGGFAPEFVNVADQRRDEDSLLSFMKLLIRRYRESPELGWGSFRVLEQPHAAVLAHVCEWDDGTLVAVHNLGAEPRTVPLVLDGCDASHRLEDLLVTESTVIGDDGAVELTLDGFGYRWLRVVAGDSRRLL, via the coding sequence ATGCGGATCACCGACACGGCCGACCTGTGGTGGAAGACGGCGGTCGTCTACTGCCTCGACGTCGAGACCTACCTGGACTGGAACGGCGACGGGTGCGGTGACCTCGCGGGCCTGGCCCAGCGGATCGACCACCTGGCCGACCTCGGCGTCACGTGCCTGTGGCTGATGCCCTTCTACCCGACCGCCGAGCGCGACGACGGCTACGACATCACCGACTTCTACGGCGTGGACCCGCGGCTGGGCACGCACGGCGACCTGGTCGAGGTCATCCGCACGGCGAACGACCGCGGCATCCGGGTGATCGCCGACCTCGTCGTCAACCACACCAGCAGCCGGCACCCGTGGTTCGAGTCGGCGCGGGCCAGCAAGGACTCCCCGTACCGCGACTTCTACGTGTGGCGCGCCGACGAGCCGCCGGACACCAGCGACCAGGTCGTCTTCCCCGACCAGGAGGACTCGATCTGGACGCTGTCGGAGGAGACGGGGGAGTGGTACCTGCACCGGTTCTACAAGGAGCAGCCCGACCTCGACGTGAGCAACCCGCGGGTGCGCGACGAGGTCGCCAAGATCATGGGTTTCTGGCTGCAGCTGGGCCTGTCGGGCTTCCGCGTCGACGCCGTCCCCTTCTTCCTGGAGACGCAGGAGGGGGACGAGGACGTGTTCGCCGACCCGCACGAGTACCTGCGCGCGCTGCGCTCCTTCCTGGGCCGGCGCACCGGCAGCGGGGTGCTGCTCGGGGAGGTCAACCTGCCGCACGAGCAGCAGCGCGAGTTCTTCGGCGGCGGCGACGGCGACGAGCTGACCATGCTCTTCGACTTCATCGGCATGCAGGCGCTCTACCTGTCGATGGCCCGCGGGGACGCCGGCCCGCTGGTGCAGGCGCTCACCGGCCGCCCGCAGGTGGACCCGGACAGCCAGTGGGCCACCTTCGTCCGCAACCACGACGAGCTGACCCTGGACAAGCTCTCCGAGGAGGAGCGCGAGGAGGTCTTCGCCGCCTTCGGCCCCGAGGAGCGGATGCAGGTCTACGGCCGCGGCCTGCGCCGCCGGCTGCCGCCCATGCTGAACGGCGACCCGCGCCGCGTCCGCATGGTCTACAGCCTGCTGTTCTCGCTGCCCGGGACGCCGGTGCTCTTCTACGGCGAGGAGATCGGCATGGGCGAGGACCTCTCCGCCGAGGGCCGCCTCGCCGTCCGGACGCCGATGCAGTGGACGGCCGGCCCCAACGGCGGCTTCTCGAGCGCCGACCCCGACGCGCTGCCCGGTCCGGTGGTCTCCGGCGGCTTCGCGCCCGAGTTCGTCAACGTCGCCGACCAGCGCCGCGACGAGGACTCGCTGCTGTCGTTCATGAAGCTGCTCATCCGCCGCTACCGCGAGTCCCCCGAGCTCGGCTGGGGCTCCTTCCGCGTGCTCGAGCAGCCGCACGCCGCGGTCCTCGCGCACGTCTGCGAGTGGGACGACGGCACCCTGGTGGCGGTGCACAACCTCGGCGCCGAGCCGCGCACCGTGCCGCTCGTGCTCGACGGCTGTGACGCCTCGCACCGGCTGGAGGACCTGCTGGTCACCGAGTCGACGGTCATCGGCGACGACGGCGCGGTCGAGCTGACCCTCGACGGCTTCGGGTACCGCTGGCTGCGGGTCGTGGCCGGCGACAGCCGGCGCCTGCTCTGA
- the malQ gene encoding 4-alpha-glucanotransferase, with product MTRTPSTDRWGIDATWLDALDEEHEVAQATIERLREVIGEPPEDLDSRAPIVARPGDVLEVDEAEVTLEDGSTRHVDGELPEDFPLGYHWLQVPDGPRRRLVVSPGRCWLPEDRAWGWAVQLYATRSRDSWGIGDLGDLRAVREMAAGQGAGFVLVNPLHAVAPTPQQEASPYLPATRRFRNPLYLRVSEVPGADAVDLEEDAGRALSEGELIDRDAVWARKREVLRRVFDATGRDDPAFPDWWWFQGQKLQDWATWSALADVHGPDWHTWPEELRDPRGDAVAAFAAEHEHDVAFHAWLQWALHLQLERATEGMTVIQDLPIGVAGGGADAWTWQGVLADGASVGAPPDAFNSQGQDWGSPPLVPWRLREADYEPFVESIRATMAGAGGLRIDHVMGLFRLWWVPSGEGTAADGAYVRYPAEDLLDIVALESHRAQAVVVGEDLGTVEDGVREALAEHGILGYRLLWFEDDDPAEWPAEAMAAISTHDLPTVAGLWSGADVEEQREYGTGTDEELERGRRSLLEKLPGLRRNAKPETAVRRAHELLARAPSLLLSATLDDAVAERRRPNMPGTTDRPNWSLPLPVRVEDLAAHRLLQEVARTLAEGVAATRDPEEDAIGEQPGGEAREGA from the coding sequence GTGACACGCACCCCCAGCACCGACCGGTGGGGCATCGACGCCACCTGGCTCGACGCCCTCGACGAGGAACACGAGGTCGCCCAGGCCACGATCGAGCGCCTGCGGGAGGTGATCGGCGAACCGCCCGAGGACCTCGACTCCCGCGCTCCGATCGTCGCCCGCCCCGGCGACGTCCTGGAGGTCGACGAGGCCGAGGTGACCCTCGAGGACGGCTCCACCCGGCACGTCGACGGCGAGCTGCCCGAGGACTTCCCGCTGGGTTACCACTGGCTGCAGGTCCCCGACGGCCCGCGGCGCCGGCTGGTCGTCTCCCCCGGCCGGTGCTGGCTGCCCGAGGACCGCGCCTGGGGCTGGGCGGTGCAGCTCTACGCCACCCGCAGCCGCGACAGCTGGGGCATCGGCGACCTCGGCGACCTGCGCGCGGTCCGGGAGATGGCGGCCGGGCAGGGCGCCGGCTTCGTGCTCGTCAACCCGCTGCACGCCGTCGCCCCGACACCGCAGCAGGAGGCCAGCCCCTACCTGCCGGCCACCCGCCGCTTCCGCAACCCGCTGTACCTGCGCGTATCGGAGGTGCCCGGCGCCGACGCCGTCGACCTGGAGGAGGACGCCGGCCGGGCGCTGTCGGAGGGCGAGCTGATCGACCGCGACGCCGTCTGGGCCCGCAAGCGCGAAGTGCTGCGCCGGGTCTTCGACGCCACCGGCCGCGACGACCCCGCCTTCCCCGACTGGTGGTGGTTCCAGGGCCAGAAGCTGCAGGACTGGGCCACCTGGAGCGCCCTGGCCGACGTCCACGGCCCCGACTGGCACACCTGGCCCGAGGAGCTGCGCGACCCGCGCGGCGACGCCGTCGCCGCCTTCGCCGCCGAGCACGAGCACGACGTCGCCTTCCACGCCTGGCTGCAGTGGGCGCTGCACCTGCAGCTGGAGCGCGCGACCGAGGGCATGACCGTCATCCAGGACCTGCCGATCGGCGTGGCCGGCGGCGGCGCCGACGCCTGGACCTGGCAGGGCGTCCTGGCCGACGGTGCCTCGGTGGGCGCACCCCCGGACGCGTTCAACTCGCAGGGGCAGGACTGGGGCTCGCCCCCGCTGGTCCCGTGGCGGCTGCGCGAGGCCGACTACGAGCCGTTCGTCGAGTCCATCCGCGCCACCATGGCCGGCGCCGGCGGCCTGCGGATCGACCACGTCATGGGCCTGTTCCGGCTGTGGTGGGTGCCCTCGGGCGAGGGCACCGCCGCCGACGGCGCCTACGTGCGCTACCCGGCCGAGGACCTGCTCGACATCGTCGCGCTGGAGAGCCACCGGGCGCAGGCGGTCGTCGTCGGCGAGGACCTCGGCACGGTCGAGGACGGCGTCCGCGAGGCCCTCGCCGAGCACGGGATCCTCGGCTACCGGCTGCTGTGGTTCGAGGACGACGACCCGGCCGAGTGGCCCGCGGAGGCGATGGCCGCGATCAGCACGCACGACCTGCCGACGGTCGCCGGGCTGTGGAGCGGGGCCGACGTCGAGGAGCAGCGCGAGTACGGCACCGGCACCGACGAGGAGCTCGAGCGCGGCCGGAGGTCGCTGCTCGAGAAGCTGCCCGGGCTGCGGAGGAACGCGAAGCCGGAGACGGCGGTCCGGCGGGCGCACGAGCTGCTGGCCCGCGCACCGTCGCTGCTGCTGTCGGCCACCCTGGACGACGCGGTCGCCGAACGGCGCCGTCCCAACATGCCGGGGACCACCGACCGGCCCAACTGGTCGCTGCCGCTGCCCGTGCGCGTGGAGGACCTGGCCGCGCACCGGCTGCTGCAGGAGGTGGCCCGGACGCTGGCCGAGGGCGTGGCCGCTACCCGCGACCCGGAGGAGGACGCCATCGGCGAGCAGCCCGGCGGGGAGGCCCGCGAGGGCGCCTGA
- a CDS encoding sulfite exporter TauE/SafE family protein, with the protein MTVLEMLAVAAAGLAAGSINAVVGSGTLVTFPVLLATGLPPVTATVTNTLGLVPGSVSGAVGYRRELAGQRGLVLRLLPASALGALTGAVLLLHLPAAAFEAVVPALVGLAVVLVAVQPLLSRRLATRRAAAGTPVPRARGWRLTGLVGAAYATGAYGGYFAASQGVLQIGLFGLLLAEPLQRLNAIKNVLTSTVNAVAALAYVVVATDRVDWTAAALVAAGSVVGGTVGARYGRRLPAALLRTAIVVLGCVAIGVLVTR; encoded by the coding sequence ATGACCGTGCTGGAGATGCTCGCGGTCGCCGCTGCCGGGCTGGCCGCGGGCTCGATCAACGCCGTCGTCGGCTCGGGGACGCTGGTGACCTTCCCGGTGCTGCTGGCCACCGGGCTGCCCCCGGTGACGGCCACGGTGACCAACACGCTGGGGCTGGTGCCGGGCAGCGTCAGCGGCGCGGTGGGCTACCGGCGGGAGCTGGCCGGGCAGCGCGGCCTGGTGCTGCGGCTGCTGCCGGCCTCGGCGCTCGGCGCGCTCACCGGTGCGGTCCTGCTGCTGCACCTGCCCGCGGCGGCGTTCGAGGCGGTGGTGCCCGCACTGGTGGGGCTCGCCGTCGTGCTGGTCGCCGTGCAGCCGCTGCTGTCGCGCCGGCTGGCCACCCGCCGCGCGGCGGCCGGCACGCCGGTGCCCCGCGCACGCGGGTGGCGGCTGACCGGCCTGGTCGGCGCCGCCTACGCCACCGGCGCCTACGGCGGCTACTTCGCCGCCAGCCAGGGCGTGCTGCAGATCGGCCTGTTCGGGCTGCTGCTCGCCGAGCCGCTGCAGCGGCTCAACGCGATCAAGAACGTGCTGACGTCGACGGTCAACGCGGTCGCCGCCCTCGCCTACGTCGTCGTCGCCACCGACCGGGTCGACTGGACGGCCGCCGCGCTGGTGGCCGCGGGGTCGGTGGTGGGCGGCACGGTCGGCGCCCGCTACGGCCGGCGGCTGCCCGCGGCCCTGCTGCGGACGGCGATCGTCGTGCTCGGCTGCGTCGCCATCGGCGTGCTGGTGACCCGGTGA
- a CDS encoding sulfite exporter TauE/SafE family protein has protein sequence MSPLEWGLLVLAGVGAGLAGSVAGLASLVSYPALLATGLPPVTANVTNTVSLVLTSVGSISASRPELAGQGRRLAPLVAAGVLGGAAGAALLLLTPAAAFERVVPWLIGGAALAILLQRPPAELAAEGRRAHGRRDPWWLAPGVAVVAVYGGYFGAAAGVLLLALLLLGTGEGLPRGNAVKNVVLGTANAVAAVGFALLSPVAWSAALPLALGCLVGGRLGPRVVRRAPQTALRRLIALAGLGLAVVLAVEAYA, from the coding sequence GTGAGCCCGCTCGAGTGGGGCCTGCTCGTCCTCGCCGGGGTGGGCGCGGGACTGGCCGGCAGCGTCGCCGGGCTGGCCTCGCTGGTGAGCTACCCGGCGCTGCTGGCCACCGGCCTGCCGCCGGTGACGGCGAACGTGACCAACACGGTGTCCCTGGTGCTGACCAGCGTCGGCTCGATCAGCGCCTCCCGGCCGGAGCTGGCCGGGCAGGGCCGGCGGCTGGCACCGCTGGTGGCCGCGGGCGTCCTCGGCGGGGCCGCGGGCGCCGCGCTGCTCCTGCTCACCCCGGCCGCGGCCTTCGAGCGGGTGGTGCCGTGGCTGATCGGCGGTGCGGCGCTGGCCATCCTCCTGCAGCGCCCGCCGGCCGAGCTGGCCGCCGAGGGCCGGCGCGCGCACGGGCGGCGCGACCCGTGGTGGCTGGCGCCGGGCGTCGCCGTCGTGGCCGTCTACGGCGGCTACTTCGGCGCCGCGGCCGGCGTCCTCCTCCTGGCCCTCCTCCTGCTGGGCACCGGCGAGGGCCTGCCGCGTGGCAACGCGGTGAAGAACGTCGTCCTCGGCACCGCCAACGCGGTGGCCGCCGTCGGCTTCGCGCTGCTGTCGCCGGTGGCCTGGAGCGCGGCCCTGCCGCTGGCGCTGGGCTGCCTCGTCGGCGGCCGGCTGGGCCCCCGGGTGGTCCGCCGGGCGCCGCAGACGGCGCTGCGCCGGCTCATCGCCCTCGCCGGGCTCGGACTCGCCGTCGTGCTGGCCGTGGAGGCCTACGCCTGA
- a CDS encoding ExeM/NucH family extracellular endonuclease, producing MRSSPGSRCVLARRAALGTAAASLAVVGLPAVAQAAPPATPFISEIHYDNAGADANEFVEVQLPAGTSSAGLSVVLYNGSGGASYGTLALPPVTAPADAPAVVTVSGPGTGIQNGAPDGLALVGPDGVLEFLSYEGTFTATNGPAASTPSTDIGVAEGDGTSATQSLSRTHDAAADALVWAGPAAATRGTVNPAATPTPTPTTTCDSPPTHEIGAVQGSGPVTPLAGQQVTVRGVVVGDVPGLSGFYLQDADGDGDAATSDGIFVFSPVAVGLGDTVVVTGQAQEFGGDPGQPGQTQVGAGGSAVVCADGTEADLPDPAPLDLPADDAARERLEGVLVDPVDDLTVSEVFDLTSFGELTLSQGGVLVQPTELARPGPEAAAIAAENARRSITLDDGVSARVSVTTRPYLSPTTPVRVGDVLTFRQPLVLGHGFGAWRLQPADGTAEGTFDPQDTRPGAPDEVGGDVRIGAFNVLNYFLTLSGSSARGATSPAELEQQAGKIVPAVDALDADVVTLMEIEDTASTGYAETADAALADLVRRLNADAGYEKWAFVPMPEELYAVDRDVIRNAIIYQAGVVQPVGDPVGLVDEDVWDNAREPQAQTFGKDGDLFTVVANHFKSKGSPAGATGDDVDAGDGQGAWNGDRVRQAESLAAFIGQLRERDPDVVSLGDYNAYTQEDPIETLRRAGLTDLGSVSDPERFSYVFDALSGSLDHALATAELTAKVTGAVHWNVNSVESSAYQYTGDEGLYAPDPYRSSDHDPLLVGIDLQERCDGLLPTIRGTAGDDVLTGTAGADVVMGLGGDDTITGGNAGDVLCGGTGDDTLAGDNGADALLGGFGADALDGGTGDDTLVGGPGTDTLTPGRGAGTADQEGAES from the coding sequence GTGCGCTCATCCCCCGGCTCCCGGTGCGTGCTCGCGCGCCGCGCCGCACTCGGCACCGCTGCCGCGTCCCTCGCCGTCGTCGGCCTCCCCGCGGTCGCCCAGGCCGCCCCGCCGGCCACGCCGTTCATCTCCGAGATCCACTACGACAACGCCGGTGCCGACGCGAACGAGTTCGTCGAGGTCCAGCTCCCGGCCGGCACGAGTTCCGCGGGCCTCTCGGTCGTCCTCTACAACGGCTCCGGCGGAGCCTCCTACGGCACGCTCGCGCTGCCCCCGGTCACCGCGCCCGCCGACGCCCCCGCCGTGGTCACCGTGAGCGGTCCGGGGACCGGCATCCAGAACGGTGCTCCGGACGGCCTCGCGCTGGTCGGCCCGGACGGCGTCCTGGAGTTCCTCTCCTACGAGGGGACCTTCACCGCGACCAACGGCCCGGCCGCCTCCACCCCGAGCACGGACATCGGGGTGGCCGAGGGCGACGGCACCTCGGCCACCCAGTCGCTGTCACGGACCCACGACGCCGCGGCGGACGCGCTGGTCTGGGCCGGGCCGGCCGCCGCCACGCGCGGCACTGTCAACCCCGCCGCCACGCCGACGCCGACCCCGACGACCACCTGCGACTCACCGCCGACCCACGAGATCGGCGCGGTCCAGGGCAGCGGTCCCGTGACACCGCTGGCGGGGCAGCAGGTCACCGTCCGCGGCGTCGTGGTGGGCGACGTCCCCGGCCTGTCGGGCTTCTACCTGCAGGACGCCGACGGCGACGGCGACGCGGCCACCTCCGACGGGATCTTCGTCTTCAGCCCCGTGGCGGTCGGCCTCGGCGACACGGTCGTGGTGACCGGCCAGGCCCAGGAGTTCGGCGGGGACCCGGGGCAGCCGGGGCAGACGCAGGTCGGCGCCGGCGGCAGCGCGGTGGTCTGTGCCGACGGCACCGAGGCCGACCTGCCCGACCCGGCGCCGCTCGACCTGCCCGCCGACGACGCCGCCCGCGAGCGGCTCGAGGGCGTGCTGGTCGACCCCGTCGACGACCTCACCGTCAGCGAGGTCTTCGACCTCACCAGCTTCGGCGAGCTGACCCTGTCGCAGGGCGGCGTCCTCGTGCAGCCCACCGAGCTGGCCCGGCCCGGCCCCGAGGCCGCGGCCATCGCCGCCGAGAACGCCCGGCGCAGCATCACGCTCGACGACGGCGTCAGCGCGCGGGTGTCGGTCACCACCCGGCCGTACCTGTCGCCGACCACGCCGGTCCGCGTCGGCGACGTCCTGACCTTCCGGCAGCCGCTCGTCCTGGGCCACGGCTTCGGCGCCTGGCGGTTGCAGCCGGCCGACGGCACCGCGGAGGGCACGTTCGACCCGCAGGACACCCGGCCCGGCGCGCCCGACGAGGTCGGCGGCGACGTGCGGATCGGCGCGTTCAACGTGCTCAACTACTTCCTCACCCTCAGCGGCTCGAGCGCCCGCGGCGCGACCAGCCCGGCGGAGCTCGAGCAGCAGGCGGGGAAGATCGTCCCGGCCGTCGACGCGCTCGACGCCGACGTCGTCACGCTGATGGAGATCGAGGACACCGCCTCCACCGGCTACGCCGAGACCGCCGACGCCGCCCTGGCCGACCTGGTGCGGCGGTTGAACGCGGACGCCGGGTACGAGAAGTGGGCGTTCGTCCCGATGCCGGAGGAGCTCTACGCGGTCGACCGCGACGTGATCCGCAACGCGATCATCTACCAGGCCGGCGTCGTGCAGCCGGTCGGCGACCCGGTCGGGCTGGTCGACGAGGACGTCTGGGACAACGCCCGCGAGCCGCAGGCGCAGACCTTCGGCAAGGACGGGGACCTGTTCACCGTCGTCGCCAACCACTTCAAGTCGAAGGGCTCCCCGGCCGGCGCCACCGGCGACGACGTGGACGCCGGGGACGGGCAGGGTGCCTGGAACGGCGACCGCGTCCGGCAGGCGGAGTCGCTGGCCGCGTTCATCGGGCAGCTGCGCGAACGCGACCCCGACGTCGTCTCGCTCGGCGACTACAACGCCTACACGCAGGAGGACCCGATCGAGACCCTGCGGCGCGCGGGGCTCACCGACCTGGGATCGGTGTCGGACCCGGAGCGGTTCAGCTACGTCTTCGACGCGCTGTCCGGATCGCTCGACCACGCGCTGGCCACCGCCGAGCTGACCGCCAAGGTGACCGGTGCGGTGCACTGGAACGTCAACTCGGTGGAGTCCTCCGCCTACCAGTACACCGGTGACGAGGGGCTCTACGCGCCGGACCCGTACCGCTCCAGCGACCACGACCCGCTGCTGGTCGGGATCGACCTGCAGGAGCGCTGCGACGGCCTCCTCCCGACGATCCGCGGCACCGCCGGGGACGACGTCCTCACCGGCACCGCCGGTGCCGACGTGGTCATGGGCCTGGGCGGGGACGACACGATCACCGGCGGCAACGCCGGCGACGTGCTCTGCGGCGGCACCGGGGACGACACGCTCGCCGGTGACAACGGCGCCGACGCGCTGCTCGGCGGCTTCGGCGCCGACGCCCTCGACGGCGGCACCGGCGACGACACGCTGGTCGGCGGTCCGGGCACCGACACCCTGACCCCGGGCCGCGGCGCGGGCACCGCGGACCAGGAGGGCGCGGAGTCCTGA
- a CDS encoding helix-turn-helix domain-containing protein produces MDDGTRRTIGEVAARLGVPVRTVRFWTDAGLVDPPARSPGGYRLYDAAAVARLDLVRTLRELGLGLTAVRELLAARRTVAEVAAEHVRALDAEIRLLRLRRTLLQVVARAGTTPEEMRIVSDLAALSARERQQIIDGFVDRAFAGLPDDAPGAGLAGPMRSLPAELPEDPGPEQVAAWLELARLVADDSFAARVRRMAVAGAGATPGEPDPGVDAGRLQILGRRALADGVAPGSPAAEALVAELLDDGRTTAPGRRAALADRLATFTDARVERYWQLLGVLNGWPPFEPAVPAVEWWIAALRGAP; encoded by the coding sequence GTGGACGACGGGACGCGCCGGACGATCGGCGAGGTGGCCGCCCGGCTCGGCGTGCCCGTGCGCACGGTGCGGTTCTGGACCGACGCCGGCCTGGTCGACCCGCCGGCCCGCTCGCCCGGCGGCTACCGCCTCTACGACGCCGCCGCCGTCGCCCGCCTGGACCTGGTGCGCACCCTGCGCGAGCTGGGCCTGGGCCTGACCGCCGTGCGGGAGCTGCTCGCCGCCCGCCGCACGGTGGCCGAGGTCGCCGCCGAGCACGTGCGCGCCCTCGACGCCGAGATCCGCCTGCTGCGGCTGCGCCGGACCCTGCTGCAGGTCGTCGCCCGCGCCGGCACCACCCCCGAGGAGATGAGGATCGTGTCCGACCTGGCCGCGCTGTCCGCCCGCGAGCGGCAGCAGATCATCGACGGGTTCGTCGACCGGGCCTTCGCCGGCCTGCCCGACGACGCCCCGGGCGCCGGGCTGGCCGGGCCCATGCGGTCGCTGCCGGCCGAGCTGCCCGAGGACCCCGGCCCGGAGCAGGTCGCCGCCTGGCTGGAGCTGGCCCGCCTGGTCGCCGACGACTCGTTCGCCGCGCGGGTGCGCCGGATGGCCGTCGCCGGCGCCGGCGCCACTCCCGGGGAGCCGGACCCCGGGGTGGACGCCGGCCGCCTGCAGATCCTCGGCCGCCGCGCGCTGGCCGACGGGGTGGCGCCGGGCAGCCCGGCCGCCGAGGCGCTGGTGGCCGAGCTGCTCGACGACGGCCGGACGACCGCGCCGGGACGCCGCGCCGCGCTCGCCGACCGGCTGGCCACCTTCACCGACGCCCGCGTCGAGCGGTACTGGCAGCTGCTCGGCGTGCTCAACGGCTGGCCACCGTTCGAGCCGGCGGTGCCGGCCGTGGAGTGGTGGATCGCCGCCCTGCGCGGGGCACCCTGA